CTGTATCGCTGGCACGGCTGCTCCACAACCGCAGTGACACTGGCAGCACCAGACGTAGTAGCACAGCAGGTGGCTCTAAAGAAAGAGCCGCACCCTACACAGGAGACGAGCAACTCAGCGGAACTGGAGGTATCCAAAACAGCGCAAACACACCTATCTAAGCAGGAGGCGCAAACGCTGTCTGAAGCAGCAAAGGCGTTCCCTTATCGTGAGATTTCCAAGGATATTGAGACAATGGAAGCGTTTTTAGACAACAAAAGCAGCATCTGCCGAAAATGTCTATGTGTCATCAGACCAGTTGGGTCGGTACCCTCGCAAAAGAGCTCGCGGGGATCCAAATCCGAATCTTTAGGCTTACAGAGTGGCAGGCTATGAGATGATTTCGATTAAAGGAGAAACTCATGACAACTTTACTACAGATGAAAGGCGGAATTCCGATCGTGGAACCCCCTGGAAATATTTTAGGAACCGCAGCATCAGATTTACAAGCGGAACTCATTTCGCGAGTGAATGCGACGGATGCGGCGTGTGTTCTGATTAATTTCGCGCACGTTCACAAGATCGACAGCTCCGGTCTCGGGGCGTTAGTCAGTGCGTATATTGAGGCGAGGCGGAATCACGGACGTATCGGTATCATTAACGTTGGAAGGAACATCAGAAATCTGGTCGTCCGGAGTCGGCTGATTTATCTCTTCGAGCATTTTGAGGATGAAGATGCGGCAGTTGCCTCGCTTTCAGCGTATACATGGCATTGAGTTGAGTGTTATTTTCCTAATCAGACGGAGCCATTCAATTTGAGGATTCGGGAATCGGAGTTCCCTCCTCCCAGAGAATTGAATGGCTCTGCCCGCTCCCACCTTTTTACTTCAGGCCTTACGCAAGTTGCATAAAAAAGCGGTAACTGTCACCGAAAAAGGCGTTATTTCCGTGATTTAACCCCCTCAATCCCCCTTATCAGGGGACTTTAAGAGAAAATGCGTAAGTCCTATACTTGATTTTTTTCTTGTAAGTATGGTATCATCTTGGTAACTCTTCTATATAAAGGCAGATGATTGAATGACAGAAATAAAAACAGATCTTTATCTTGGAGATTGCTTAGAGGTACTCGCCGATTTTGAGACCGACTCATTCGACCTAATTATGACTTCCCCACCGTATGCGGATCGGCGATCCAAAACATACGGCGGAATTAGCCCCGATGAATATGTTCATTGGTTTATGCCGCGTGCGGAAGAATTCCTGAGAGTCCTCAAGCCCTCTGGCACGTTCATCCTGAACATCAAAGAAAACGCAATCGGCGGAGAACGGCATACGTATGTCATTGAGTTGATACTTGAGATGAGAAAGCAGGGCTGGTTGTGGACAGAGGAGTTCGTCTGGCACAAGAAGAACTGCTATCCGGGCAAATGGCCGAACCGATTTCGGGATGCCTGGGAAAGATGTTTGCAGTTTAATAAAAGCAAAAAGTTCAATATGTACCAAGAGGAAGTTATGGTGCCGATGGGAGATTGGGCGGAAAAAAGGTTAAAAAATCTCAGCGAGGCGGATCAGAGTCGAGATACATCAAAAGTAGGGAGCGGGTTTGGTAAGAATGTTTCCAATTGGTTAGATCGAAAAATGGCGTATCCGACGAATGTCTTGCACTTAGCCACAGAAACGGGAAATCGGAAGCACAGTGCCGTTTTTCCCAAGGCACTGCCTGAATGGTTTATCAAACTGTTTACGAAAGAACATGATCGGGTGCTGGATCCGTTTGCTGGTGCTGGCACGACGTGTCAAGTCGCTCAAACGTTGTTGAGAAATTCCGCTGGCATTGAAATCTTGCCGCAGTATTATCAATTAGCGAAAGAGAATATCAACTCACCACAACGTCTTTTATTTGAAGAGACTCAATATGAAACCCATTACACAACAAGAGATCACTGATTATGTTGAGGCGAACATTCAAATTTTTCACCAAAAAAGGTTAGATAGCCTTCAAAAATTGAAGATGCTGAATGTCGTCAAGCGTAAAAATCCCTATCTATTCAAAGCGAAAAACATTAACACAGCACCAGAATTTATAAGGACTATTTTAGACGCTTTTTTGTCTTCACAAGAAGAAGGTATCTTTGGCGGGTTTCTGGAGGAGCTTGCGATTTTTATCTGTGCCCAGGTCTATGGTGGCCAAAAGTCTTCAGCTGAAGGAATTGATTTGGAATTTGAAAAAGATAATATAAGATATATTGTATCAATCAAATCTGGACCCAATTGGGGCAATAGCAGTCAAGTCGCAAAACTGCGGGACAACTTCAGGAAAGCGAAACGAATCCTTAAAACGAATACATCATCAACGAATGTTGTGGCTGTCAATGGATGCTGTTATGGAAGGGATGGAACACCGGATAAGGGTGACTATTTGAAGTTGTGCGGACAAAAATTTTGGGAATTTATTTCAGGCGATGATAACCTCTACACTGACATAATTGAACCGTTAGGACATCAAGCGAAAGTGAAAAATGAACAGTTTAGTGAAGAGTATGATAAAGTCATCAACAGGTTCACCGCTGAATTCATGGGAAAATTTTGCGATGCTGAGGGGAACATGCTTTGGGAAGAAATCGTCAAATTTAATTCAGCAGAGACCACATCTTGAAAACTAAATCAACGTGCCCGTCTTTTTGCGGCTAATAATCGCGTCATCGAAGTTTCTGTTGGCTGTAGAGGGGCTGTGTTTTCTGTATCACGTTCGGTTGAAGGCATCGCCGCTGCTGGTGGGTGGGGTAACCCCGCCCCTACGAGATCATCTGGCTTTCTGTGGAACCGAGTGAGAAACGCTGTGAGATACCGATTTGTTATGCTGAAACGGCGGAGGATCATCTCTAACACGAACAGAATGGCGGCGATAACCAGCAGTGCTTGGGCAAGTGAAGCCTGACTTTCGATTGGTGTTCCAGCGGGTGCTGTTATCTGTGTAGGTGTCGGTTCATAAATACCAGCGGTGCCAGCGGCGAGCATTCTTAGCGAGGCGGTATCGACCTGAAACTCGGCGTATTCTGCCGGATAAGGGAGCGACAAGGTTTCGACACTTCTACGCGCATCGCCCTCACGTTTCGCAGTGACAATATAAGCACCACGGTCCTGCGTCTGAAATGTGCCGCTATAACGTGTCGGTGTAATCTGTTGGATGTCAACACGCTGATTTGTGCGATCTGGACCCACGACATGGACCTTGTAAGACGCTTCTGATGGGCTTCGGGTATTAATGTTAACCTCCGCCACGCCTTGGTGCATGGATACTCTGAGATCGAAATCAGTGCCTGTGTCTGCTGCGGGTAGCGTCCAATTGATAACCTGTCCCCAAAATTTCCCGAAGTTATGCCACGGAATCCACTCCTTTGCCCATGCGGGTTTCGCGTCCGATGTCCACGCGATCGCCTTCCCTAAACCAACATGCCAACCTGCAAGGATCGGTTCGTCCTTATGCGACTGGATGAACACCTGTGCAGTCTCCTTTTCACTCGTCGCAACATACCCATGAAGCCGTGGTGGCATGCCGATACCTGCTACAATTGATTCATTTGTCGCCTTAATAACGGGTTGAAAGGGTTCTTGGACGATGTAACGCTGCGTCTCTCGGACGGCTTCCGTTAAAATCGCTGGCAATTGCTGAATATTTTCCACAAAGACAGCACGCCCACCCCCCTTCTCCGCGAACTGCGTGAGGAGTTCTTTGTTCGCATCACCTACGGCAATCGTTGTGATACCGATCTGTGCTTCAGCAATCTGTTCGGCTAAGTCAAGAAAAGCAGACGTATCACCATCAGATTTACCGTCCGATAAGAGAACGATGTGCTTCCGTTTCGCGTCATTTGCTTTGAGCATCTCATAAGCGTGTTTCGTGGCATCTTTCATCTTCGTGGTGCCGCCTGTGGGTTTCAAGCGACTCACGGTTTGGCGGAGCATATCGTGATCAGATGTAAGATCGGAGATGGTATGAACAGCCACGTTGAAACCGAGAATACCCGCCTCATCTTCCGCATCGAGATTACGGATACCGGCGCGAATCCCTTCAATGGCGAGTCCAATTTTCTGTCGCGCTTCGACGTAGTTCGCCATACTTCCGGATGTATCGAGCACAAAGACAATTGCGACAGCGTCCTTACGTTCACGCGGTGTCATCTCCACAGGGAGTATACGCTCTAACGCCGTATCGGTATAACCCCCGGGCCCGTATGCGCGTTCACCCCCGATAACGATGAAGCCGTGTCCGAGGTCTCTGACGTAATTTTCGATACTCTGTAACTGCTCACTTGAAAACCTTTCTACAGAAACGTTGCTCAGAATCAGGACATGGCTGCGCTGGAGTTCCACCAATTCTACTGGTAGCTCCGTAGGGGATATTGTCTCGACGATGAGGCCGTTCTCTTCAAGGACGGTTTCCAGGTTAGCACTATGTCCAGTGCGGTTAGAAACCGCAGCGTGTGCCGGATCCCCCTCTACGTATAAGGCGTGTGGTTTATCCTGGATTGTTACAACGCCATGCCCTTGATTATTTTCGAGGACTTCATCGGCTACGTTCAACTTCAGTGTGTACCGATGATTTCCCTCTTCTAAAAACTTTTCAGGTTCAGAGGTTAAGGAAACGGAATGTATACCACTGGACAATGTCCATTCAAAGGCATCCATCGGCCTGCCATTGTGATGAAGCGTGGCAGTTAATGTGGGAAGACTTCCATCGGTTTCGATCACTGCCCCAATCTCAAAACTTTGCCCTTTGCGAACCTGAGACGGCACCTGCAGCTGCACGACTCGGACTGCATCGTTGACAGTATCGAGCGGAACTGTTAATAGCTCAACGTGGCTTGCCGAGAACAACGGCAGATAATCTTTGAGAGATGTTCCCCCAACGTTGTGGATTCCATCACTAAATAGGACTATCCGTCGATGGTAGCCGTCCGGTAATAAAGCAATTGCCCGCTTGAGTGCGGTAAGCACATCCGTGCCATCTCGTCGGATCGTCTGTTCTGTGAGGGTTTCCAAAGACGCTATAGCCGCGATTTCCGTTGGTTGATTTTGCTTCTGACGCATCTCTAACAGAACCCGGGCTTCCCTTGCGAAACTGATAATGCCGAATGTATCGGTAGGTTTCAATTTCGCGACAGTGGCATCTATCTGTTTGGATACCGCCTCGGACTGTGTGGCCTGGATGCTTTCGGAAGTGTCGATTAGGAAAACGACAGCGAGACGTTGCTCCTTGTGGGTCCGGTGCAGATTGGCTAAGGCGAGGATTGCACATAGCAGGGCGCCCCCCCTAAGAAAGAAGGTTACACGCTTTCGCCACTTTACTGTGCTGAGGTGTGCGCGTCGCTGCACAAAGATTAGCACAGGCATCGCAACGAGTAGAATTAGGAAGAGGGGTGCTCGGACATCAAACATTTTTTTAACTATGGGAATCTGGTCACTGCTCCACTACGTTTCGCAGTGGTTTCCACCTAAGTAGAGAACCTACATTAGGTTATGAAGGGTCACTAACTTTACCAGAAACCATCGTGGAATATAAAATCTTTGCAGCTGCCACATACTGATAACCGAAATCCGAGAACCATTATGTGCCCGCAGGGTCTTGTTCGATTGCATCTGCATCCGACTGATATTTCTGTTCGTTGAATAACAGGATGAAAACGATTGCAGCGAGAACTGTTACAACAATTGGCACCATAAAGATTTTCGCCCACGCGTGTCCACCTTCTGCATAAGCGAAGAAGTCATGTACACGTCCGCTGACAATGTGCCCTACTAACATTCCGAATCCGTTCGTGACAAAGAGGAGCAGGGATTGAGAACTCGCACGGATATCTTGTGGACTTAGCCGTTCGACAGCGATCATTCCCCCCACAAAGAAGAACGAGTAACAGATACCGTGTAATGCTTGCGCCCCCACGACCAACCATACGGGTTGACCGATAGCGAAGATGGCGTATCGAACGGGCCACGCGAGGATACCGAGAAAGATAGTAAACCGCATACCAAACCGGCGCAGACACGGAAATAGGAGGAGCATCAGCAGGACCTCAGCGACTTGACCGAGACTCATCGCTAAATTGGCAGTACTATTTGCTAACCCGATCCCGTGTTCTGCCTCGGTTAGAAACAGATACGTCAGGTTGTAATAGAAGGGGAGTTCAATCGCAACGACGAAGGAGATAATCAGTAGCACGGCGAAGTTTCGGTTTGACACAAGGGAGAACGCTTCAAGGAAGGCGTAAGGATTTTTTGCCTCCTTGCTGGGTGGCGTATTCGGCAGCGTCAGGCAGTAGGCACCCATAATAAACGACAGGACGGCTCCAAAGAGAAGGCAATCCCCAACGTGCGGCAGGGTTGTCTCTTGTCCTTCCCAGAATCGGAGATATAGACTCAATATCCAATTAATCGCGATCCAGCCGAGGGTACCGAAGACGCGTATGTTTCCGAACTTATCCGACTGTCCCATGTGGTGGAAAGCGATGGCGTTTGTCAGCGCGATCGTTGGCATATAGAGAACGGCGTGCAGGAAAATTGCGCCCCACATCATCGGGAAACTCGTCTGTTTCCATGCGAAAAGCAAGCAGACACCGCCAAGGAGGTGCGAAATTGCGGCAAAGACTTGCGCCGGCATGAGTCGATCGGCGACCCACCCTGCGATGATTGGAGAAATTATCGAACCGATAGCAGTCGTTCCGAAGACGTAGCTAATCTGTTTACCGGAGAACCCAAGATTTTGCATGTGCCCAGCAATGAGCACAGCCCATGCGCCCCATATCGCGAACTGCAGAAACATCATCCCTGACAATCGCGCGAAGGTTCCCAATTGTGTCTGTCCATTCCCCATAGCGGATCTCCTCCATATTTTGTTTTGGCGTCGCGCGCGGTGCCTCGCGACTGTTTGTCTAAGTCCAACGCTCGACCGGTTCAGTTGACTGCACCACGTGCATTCCGGCATCTGAAACCTTGGCGAAAACTTCGTCTGCAGGTTCTGTGTAGTCCACTATCCCAGGCACAACAACGGGTGAAGTCAGGTCATCTACCAGATAGATTTTCTTGGCTAATTCCGTATCCGTTTGCTGAATTTCTGTCAGCAGATCGCTAACGGTCCAAGCGACACAGTGGCTTTTTGCCTGTCCAGCGATAATTACGCGGTCGTATCCGAGAAGTGTTTGAAGAAAGGCACTATTTTTTCGGTCAATCGGTATTCCATCAGGATCGTCTAGGACTTCCGGACGCAAGACGGAATAGTTTTCAGTCAATGGATTCTGCCCTTTGATCTCATAATGTATCTGCGTCTTGCGAGCGATGGCGTGGAAAAAGCAGGCTTCGTCAACTGCAGAGACAACCGCGTGCCCAATCCCTCCGAGCATTGCATGGTAGGGCCATATCGCGAGTGGATATTTCCCATCAGCGGTAAGGGTTTTGACATAGTGTTCACCATACGCCTTGAGCCATGCGTATGGATTGGATTCTGGGACGTTGGATGGGAGACGGACGCTACCGACAACAGCGGGGTTGACACGCCATTTGCCTGCTTCAATATCAGCCTGTGTAATTAGCGTCTGTAGGGGTGCTGGATGCTCCCCAGCGTCGTTGATCCAGAAGATTTCGTGGAATATCTGCATCGCCGTATGCGTGTCCAGCGTGCAAGCGATGTTGGTAATATGTGAGAGATTACGGTAGATAAACTGACACAAACGGATATTGTCCGCTACCGCGCCGTTTCCGGATCTACCGCCGACGAAGAGTTCAAAATCGGGGATACAGAACGTGTTTTGGACATCAACGAGCAGCAAACACGTCCGAAGCGTATCCTCGAAGGCAGGCTGGATTGTATGTTCCTGGGCCCATGCCTGCGCCTCGTGTTGGCGTTCTTGATACGGAATCCGCCAGACTTGGCTCACCTGACCGACATCGAAATGTGAAGGAACGGGCAGTTGTGGTGTAGACACTTTTTAATTTTCCTTGCGGTTTAATGAGGTCGGTTTGCACATTGATCGTTATTTCCATAGCGTCGCCTTCCACTACGTTTCAGGCTTGTGATCTTTGGTGAAGAAGAAAGACTGCCTGCCGATAACTGACAACTGTTATTGAGATTTTAGAGGATCCCGCAGTTTTTATCAACAAAAATTCCTTGATATATGGCATAAAGTGCGCTAAAATTAAAAGTGATGAGAAAATTTTTTAAGCCACTCCCAGACTTAGATGAAAGAATTGATCGCGTAGAGGGTCGAATGCGGCGAGCGCGGCGAAGCCTCGACCGACAGGTGGACGAGGCACTCATTCCGCTTGACATTCAGGAGGACTTCAGCATCTCTGAATTGGAAGGCGATGTGATGCTCGTTTCACGCGATGGCGATTTACACGATAAGGTGAGAAACCTGCTCCATTCCGAAGGCTACGGGTGCGATCTTCCAGAACGGACCTCGGAAGCCATCGGTTTGCTGAAATTACATAAATATCGTATGATAATTGCCGATTGTACCCGTCGTTCGCGGTCGCGATTGTTTGAATATGTTAAGAGATATCAGCCCTACGTCAAGATCATTACGATTGTTCCGCATAACGGTAGAGGCAGAGAAGCCATGCGGTGGGGGAGTTACAGTTTCTTGGTAGGGCGCGATTTTGACCCGGAGCAGTTGCGTACCTGTCTCATCAGCTCGCTTAAATTGAAGCATCGCGTCTGCTGGTTGTTAGCACACGGAGAGCGTTGCAATCGATCGTGTGTCGATAGTTTCCAATCCGATGAAGATTTCGGAGAAATTGAATGACATGGCAAAAAATTTAGAATTTAAAGGGCAGTTTCAGTCGCTTGACGGACTCTATCCAAAACTATCTGACTTAAATGCGATACATCATGAAACCGTCCACCAAATTGATACGTATTTTCATATAAAGCACGTAAAAGACGCTTCAACATCAGAAACCTGTGAACCGCGGCTTAAATTGCGCGAAGCGAAGGGGTTGTCTGAGGGGTGGCTCATTTATTATGAACGTCCAAACCAAGACGGCTCCCGCTACAGTCAATACCAACTCAGCGAAATTGCGGATCCGGGGTCCCTCAAAAGCCTGCTAACTGTTGCACTTGGCGTTAAAACAATTGTAAAAAAACAACGGGACATCTGGATGTTCAACCATACCCGCATCCATCTCGATACAGTTGCTGATTTGGGGCGATTTGTCGAATTGGAGACAGTGTTTCGGGGGCAGACCGAAGCCGAGGCGATACGGGAGCATCAACACATTAAAACTGTTCTTCATTTGGATGCTGTGGATCCGATTGCGGTTTCTTACAGCGATCTCGTTATAGAAAAATAAAGATTAGGGGAATTGAAGATGCATCATTCGATATATCAGGAGATCTTGGAAGATTGTGAGCACATAGATAGCATCAGGCGGGGTAAACTCTTGCGGATCTATTTGCACATCCCGTCCCTGCCGAAATTGCGGGCTCTACAGGCATCGTTGGTGGAGATGAAAAGAACATCAAGACTCAGAAATGGTTCCCTGATGCGTTTTTCAAATGGGGAATAGTCCATCGCCGTTTCTGTAGCATAACGCCAATTTTATGCGTATCCTGAGGCGCGTGCTTCAATAGCACGCTTTTTCTTTTTAATAGAACTTCAGGAATACAAACACACCACACCATCTACAAGCGAGACAAAACTGCTTGCGTCAAAAGCGGAATCATCAGCTCATGATGTCCTGTGAATGTATACCCTTTACCTCCCATCTCTGTTGGACGTTTGACGACATTCTCTACCGGACGGTATTGTTGATTCATGTCGAAATTGGCAGCGGTAAACTCGGACACGGTATGTCCTAAATTCCGAGCGATCGTCAATGCCTTCAGAAACACCTCAGGCAATATGACCGCCGACCCCAAATTCAGCACAACGCCACCCCCTTCCAGATCCGTCACTAACGTCGTTAGGAGTCGGAAATCGGTGAAACTCGCTGCGCCGATAGCGGCACCGTTCGCAGACGGATGCTGATGGATAATATCCGTGCCGATAGCGACATGCACCGTGATTGGAACATCGTATTGGATGCCGGCAGCAAGCAGGCTATATGCGTTATAGGGCGCGTCCCGCTCAACGAGTTGCCCACCGAGTGCTTCACCCATCCCGATCCCTGTATCTGCGGCGTGCTGCGTCGCTGTGTTCATCAAGCGTCCAGTTTCCTCCCACATCCCGAACCGCCCATCTTGGAGATAGGCGGCGACATCCTCTGAGGTCTCTCCGATAAGCGCTATCTCGAAATCGTGAATGCTACTTGCGCCGTTAAATGCGAACCCAGTAACCACACCACGTTTTGCTAAGTCAATTAAGAATGGACTCAATCCGCATTTGATGACATGCCCGCCCATCATCACGAGGATCGGTTTCTTGTTCCGATGGGCAGCAACAATATCGTCAACGAGCGCCAAGAATTCCTGCCCCTTGAGGATGTTCGGCAGACTCGATAGAAATTGGGACAGGTCTATCTCTACTTCCGGTGGTGTCGCGAAATCACGGACAGAGACCTTGTTGATACGGTTCTGCAGCGGATAGGTCGTTACAGATGATATATTAATCGGGTTCCGAGGTTTCATGTTTTTTGTCCTGAGAGAGTTGTGTGTAAAAAATTATGCCAAGTATAAAATAGAAAAGCAACACTGTGCGTTGATGTAGAATATTATCTGCAAGTCCGTAAACAAGCGCAGAGATTAGGAAACCCCTTGCCCCGATGAAGGTTCCAAGCTGCCAAAAATCGTTGGTCTTTCGCATAAGAAAAACCTGCTGACACATAATTGTCAGCATCCACAAGAACAGAAAAAGCGATGGGATGCCTTGCTCTGTGGCGATATGTAGGTAGATATTGTGGGCGTGATAGGGTATATAGTACTGCTCCTCCGGTCCGTTGTGTTGATACTCATAGCGAAACCTACCCAGCCCGATGCCAGTAAGCGGGTATTTTTGAATCAGTTCAAGCGAGGTGCGCCACCATTGTGGACGTTCACCCATGAAACCCGCGGGGTGTACGATCATCGTTTCGATGCGTTCCTTGATATGTCGAGGAACGACACCTATTATTTTCCCATTCACGATCAACACACAAAACACAACACTTATAAACGTCACCCCCAGCAGGCTTCTCTTCCACGAAACACGCTTAAATAAAGTCTTTACACCACAATAGCCTCCGATACAAACGACTGCAACGGCGACGCTCACCCATGCTGCGCGCGTCAGCGTCAACGCCAAATTTGCTCCCATCAGTGCTAAAACCACACCGACTCCCACGATCACGCCAATCGAGAAACGTTGTGATTTTCCATGTGCTTCCGTCCGTCCTGCGTGGAAAATGAGACAGCTGCAGCCGGCTACAAAGTAGCCCATAACATAAGGGAGTGTGAGGGCGAGATATGCCCCCAAGTCATTCGGCATCTTGAAGGTTCCGGTGAGCCGTTGCTCGATCATATACACCATCAGATGCGTTTCACCCTTACGGACGGTATAGCGTCTGTTTCGCGCGGGGTCATCGATACGCCATTCGTCGGGTTGCTTTGGCGTTACAAACGTTGCGGTTTGAGAGAGCGGTACATTGCAATTTCGCAATTCGGCGCGTAATTCATCCGACATTTGTAAATTTGTGCCTTCACCCGCAGCGAGTTCCTCCTGAAATTGTAACCCAATTCTCCCCATGAAATCCATTGCCAAGCGCGTATCGTTTGCGTAATAATAGAGTCCGAGGGCGGAGGAGAGCCCCGCAGCGACGATGAAAGCGATGACAATATGTCGCCATCGAGTGCCCAATCGACTGTGAATAACCGCATAAAAGAGCAGGATTGCCCGGAGATGTTTCCAAAAATAGCCGAGGCTACTGGTAGCCGGATGTGGCGCAAGCAGTGAGGCTATCACCCCCAATCCGAGAAACAGCAAGATGGGAATGTCAAGCGGCGTGCGCTGCCAATTGTAGGAACGAGGTGACCGCGTCCCTACAATGATGCGTCCTACCCATCCAAACAGTACAAACGAAAGTCCGATGTTGAGGAATGCTGTCGAATAACCGAACGGTAGGGCAAGAACAAAGATCAGAAATCCGATGTAAGTAGCGGCATCACAGATTTGTGCTGATGTGAATCGTGTGTCTTTTAACTGAAAGTTTTGGCGCGCGCGCTGCACGAAAAGAGAGCGTTTCAATCCTGGCATAACTTGTGAACGAGGCAGAAAATGGTTGAAAATTCAATAGAGATGTAATACAATACTTGTTACTTAGAAAATCTGGCAGATATAGAAGGGGATTCCATTATGCGCTTTACATATAACCTCATTGCTTTAGGGTTAGGGTTCTGTTTTATCGGATTACTTTTCGCGCCAACGGCACCGGCTTTTATTGAGCGCGAGTATACCATTCGTGAAGTCCTTGATGCTTGTACGAACATCGTCTTTGGCGAAGTAAAGAGTGTTGACCAGAAACGTTTACGAGGCGTTGTTACTGTGAAAAAAGACGTCAAAGGGAAAAGCGAACTCAAGGAAATCAAGATGAACTTCGCCACGGGACATTACAAACGAGGCACCTCGCCGGAGAAGATGGTAAGACTCCTCAAAGCGGGCATGCCTATCATTGTTTTCTATCGTGAACATTATGGCATAGACAGTATGTGCTTCATTGACAATACGTGGTTTCAGATGCGTGCCTATCGCGGTGGATACAGTGGCGCTTGGTGGACCTTTACGCACATCGACCCGATGATGTCACGGACTTTTGATGGCAAGACAAAAGCATTCCAAGCGATTGTTCTCGACATGTTAGCCGGTAAAATGTGGGTTGCCGCCCCGAAAGATGCCATCAAAGTTCTGGTACTCACAGGAAATAGCACAGATACAACATGGAGTCAAAGCCCCGTCTATACGAATACAGCAACGTATGAATATATGGCACTGCGTGCCGTCAAAAAAGTCGGCAAACGTGCCTTGGTGCATGAATCCACCAGAGCACATGCGTTACCGCAATTAGAAAAAGCCGACATTCTGTGGATCGGATACGAGGAGATTTCGAGTTACGGACACTACCTCCTTTCGAGTGAAGTAGAAAAGAAGATTAAAGCCTTTGTGAAAAAGGGTGGTATTGTCGTCGTTACGGGACAGGATAGCAGTGCTGAGAAACCGTGCGGTATCGGGTGGCTGCAAGGTAAGTTGAAAGGCGTTGAAAGCCCACCCACCCAACATTTCGCTGTTACTGAAAAAGGCACCTCCCTTTTCTCCACTCCCAACAAAATTGAGTCCGGCAAAATCCTTGTTGATGACGCATGGGTAGACTGGCACCGACGCGATGAAATTTTTGCGACGACCGAGGACACTCAGGAACTCGTTGTTGGAGCGAGACGGTATGGCAAGGGATTATACATTATCACC
This window of the Candidatus Poribacteria bacterium genome carries:
- a CDS encoding class IV adenylate cyclase, with amino-acid sequence MKISEKLNDMAKNLEFKGQFQSLDGLYPKLSDLNAIHHETVHQIDTYFHIKHVKDASTSETCEPRLKLREAKGLSEGWLIYYERPNQDGSRYSQYQLSEIADPGSLKSLLTVALGVKTIVKKQRDIWMFNHTRIHLDTVADLGRFVELETVFRGQTEAEAIREHQHIKTVLHLDAVDPIAVSYSDLVIEK
- a CDS encoding O-antigen ligase family protein, producing the protein MPGLKRSLFVQRARQNFQLKDTRFTSAQICDAATYIGFLIFVLALPFGYSTAFLNIGLSFVLFGWVGRIIVGTRSPRSYNWQRTPLDIPILLFLGLGVIASLLAPHPATSSLGYFWKHLRAILLFYAVIHSRLGTRWRHIVIAFIVAAGLSSALGLYYYANDTRLAMDFMGRIGLQFQEELAAGEGTNLQMSDELRAELRNCNVPLSQTATFVTPKQPDEWRIDDPARNRRYTVRKGETHLMVYMIEQRLTGTFKMPNDLGAYLALTLPYVMGYFVAGCSCLIFHAGRTEAHGKSQRFSIGVIVGVGVVLALMGANLALTLTRAAWVSVAVAVVCIGGYCGVKTLFKRVSWKRSLLGVTFISVVFCVLIVNGKIIGVVPRHIKERIETMIVHPAGFMGERPQWWRTSLELIQKYPLTGIGLGRFRYEYQHNGPEEQYYIPYHAHNIYLHIATEQGIPSLFLFLWMLTIMCQQVFLMRKTNDFWQLGTFIGARGFLISALVYGLADNILHQRTVLLFYFILGIIFYTQLSQDKKHETSEPD